From the genome of Labrus bergylta chromosome 4, fLabBer1.1, whole genome shotgun sequence, one region includes:
- the rps15 gene encoding 40S ribosomal protein S15: MADTEIKKKRTFRKFTYRGVDLDQLLDMSYEQLMQLYCARQRRRLNRGLRRKQQSLLKRLRKAKKEAPPMEKPEVVKTHLRDMVILPEMVGSMVGVYNGKTFNQVEIKPEMCGHYLGEFSITYKPVKHGRPGIGATHSSRFIPLK; the protein is encoded by the exons ATG GCGGATACTGAGATCAAGAAGAAGCGTACCTTCAGGAAGTTCACCTACAGAGGTGTGGACCTGGATCAGCTGCTGGACATGTCATA TGAGCAGCTCATGCAGTTGTACTGCGCCCGCCAGAGGAGGAGGCTTAACCGTGGCCTGCGCCGCAAGCAGCAGTCTCTCCTGAAGCGCCTGCGTAAGGCAAAGAAAGAAGCTCCCCCAATGGAGAAACCTGAGGTGGTGAAGACCCATCTGAGGGACATGGTCATCCTGCCTGAGATGGTTGGTTCCATGGTTGGAGTGTACAATGGCAAGACTTTCAACCAGGTTGAAATCAAG CCCGAGATGTGCGGACACTACTTGGGCGAGTTCTCCATCACCTACAAGCCAGTCAAGCATGGTCGCCCCGGTATTGGAGCTACACATTCTTCTCGTTTCATCCCTCTGAAGTAG
- the cnn2 gene encoding calponin-2: MSFHKGPSYGLSAEVKNRIAQKYDSQKEEELRAWIEEITGATIDPDFQKGLKSGVILCELINKLAPNSVKKINQSALNWHQLENLTNFTKAITEFGLKPHDIFEANDLFENGNMTQVQTTLLALASMAKTRGCQSRVDIGVKYADKVERMFDEEKMKAGQCVIGLQMGSNTGASQAGMCAYGTRRHLYDHKNNIQAPMDNTTISLQMGTNKGASQAGMTAPGTRRAIYDTKLNTDKCDNSTMSLQMGYTQGASQKGQNFGLGRQIYDAKYCPTAREEVEEQNGAGVARDYIPDNQDEGYQGYQEEEQVYQGDGTDY; encoded by the exons ATGTCCTTCCACAAAGGTCCTTCCTACGGATTATCAGCGGAGGTGAAAAACCGG ATCGCACAGAAGTATGACTCTCAGAAAGAAGAGGAGCTGAGGGCCTGGATCGAAGAGATTACCGGCGCTACCATCGACCCTGACTTCCAGAAAGGCCTGAAGAGTGGAGTCATTCTGTGCGA ACTCATCAACAAACTTGCCCCAAACTCTGTGAAAAAGATCAACCAGTCAGCACTGAACTGGCATCAG CTGGAGAACCTGACAAACTTCACCAAAGCCATCACGGAGTTTGGCCTGAAGCCTCACGATATCTTTGAAGCCAATGACCTGTTTGAGAACGGAAACATGACACAGGTCCAGACGACGCTGCTCGCACTCGCCAGCATG gcGAAGACCAGGGGCTGCCAGTCACGGGTAGACATCGGGGTGAAGTATGCTGACAAGGTGGAGAGGATGTTTGACgaggagaaaatgaaagcagGACAGTGCGTCATTGGTCTACAG atGGGATCCAACACGGGTGCTAGTCAGGCAGGTATGTGCGCATACGGCACCAGGAGGCATTTATACGACCACAAAAATAATATCCAGGCCCCCATGGACAACACAACCATCAGCCTGCAGATGGGAACCAACAAGGGGGCGAGTCAG GCTGGGATGACAGCTCCAGGGACAAGGCGTGCCATCTACGACACAAAACTGAACACAGACAAGTGCGACAACAGCACCATGTCCCTACAGATGGGCTACACCCAGGGAGCCAGCCAGAAAGGACAGAACTTCGGCTTGGGCCGGCAGATCTATGACGCCAAGTACTGTCCAACAGCCAGAGAGGAGGTAGAGGAACAAAACGGGGCCGGCGTGGCTCGCGACTACATCCCAGATAACCAAGATGAGGGTTACCAAGGCTaccaggaagaggagcaggtgTACCAAGGGGATGGGACTGATTATTAG